A region from the Oryzias latipes chromosome 20, ASM223467v1 genome encodes:
- the mrc1 gene encoding macrophage mannose receptor 1, protein MLPYSNIIVFFCLLQVLCISANIDTGSFLIFNQDHNKCVKVETATSLTLAQCNPHAKQQQFRWASNSRLLSLSLKLCLAATEIKDWVKVVLFECDENSDLQHWQCKNDTLFGLKDQDLHLNWGNRKERNLMIYQGSGVWSRWRMFGTMGDLCSKGFEEIFTLAGNAFGEPCQFPFKFQEKWYAECTRDGRTDGQLWCATERDYDKEKKWGFCSTQGSSGWDSDPVTGVQYQRNAQAALTWHQARKSCQQQGADLLSIVELHEQSYISGLTSHLGTSLWIGLNSLDFESGWQWSNGNPFRYLNWGPGHPSSEPGLNCATINAGKASKWESNACTKKLGYICRKGNSTNLPPPPIKGPSFCPSHWVPYAGNCYFLERSKKMWRDALAACRKDGGDLASIHSIEEQSFVISQTGYSQTDMLWIGFNDQRNQLLFEWSDHSQVTFTQWDTGEPSHIINHQEDCVLIRGKDGKWADHTCEKMHGYICKKKASTTMSEGNQEEVNPGCKLGSFRFGSFCYNIGSETKTFEEAKQACANSGGNLLDIANRYENAFLVSLVGLRPEKYFWTGFSNTEDKTIFKWTTNRKVTFTHFNAGQPDRLQGCVAITTGIFAGLWDVISCTNKEKYICKKVADNVQMTTVPPTTPALNCAPGWTPVVERNTCLKIYRKESASKKTWQEAQDFCKTIGGDLLSIHSTRDLNNIEFRSSAWIGLRLQGTNEGFAWSDGSPFEFENWGYGEPNNHMDSEHCTEIHQYYGQYWNDRNCESYNDWICQIKKGVIPKPEPTVVEEVYNTTEDGWIIYNNSQFYVNNENLPMEAARAYCKKNFGDLAVMTGDSERKFIWRQIARFSDMQYYIGMVVNLDKSFSWLDGTPVTYTAWNHNEPNFANNDENCVTIYREMGYWNDINCGLELPSVCRRSNSFINTTMAPTAVPNGGCAPQWILFKGKCYKFFLGNNKNWRDAREFCTNEGGNLVSILNENEQAFLTIQMFHYNEDFWIGMNDVNWEMHFVWTDGKGISYTNWAKGHPVSSPDGRYMMDEAFDCVIMTGNPAKLKGNWKVEDCGAKRGFICKKNVDSQIVPPPTTPQNFYKLGNDSYKLIVQKMRWDEARRQCQADDADLASILNPVTQAYMTLQMSSHNEPVWIGLNNNVTGGRFKWVDNWSLFYTKWGKDEPKSNYGCVYIDVDKTWKTAPCTNTYYSVCKRSSEIAPTEIPQHPGSCPESKKQRNWIPFRGHCYSFRSSVVDNWAFASVECIKMGASLVSIQDPAEAMFIQKNLELLEDGAKTFWIGLYKSHDDEWMWIDKSVLDYTNWKSGMPKSESCVDIHSDSGQWSTTSCNRYKSYICKTPKIIKPTEKLPAVAHVVQEVSHESAGIAVAIVLIVIAIVGLGAFLLLRKRTANPELGESTFDNMLYFTNLFRTGGDTKGLVVNIEENEQA, encoded by the exons ATGTTGCCTTACTCAAacatcatagtttttttttgtctcctgcaAGTCCTCTGCATCTCTGCAAACATAG ACACTGGCTCCTTCCTGATCTTCAACCAGGACCACAATAAGTGTGTAAAGGTAGAGACTGCCACCTCGTTAACATTAGCCCAATGTAATCCCCATGCCAAGCAGCAGCAGTTTCGCTGGGCCTCCAACTCTCGTCTCCTCAGTCTGTCCCTCAAACTATGCTTAGCAGCCACCGAGATCAAAGACTGGGTCAAGGTGGTCCTCTTTGAATGCGATGAGAACAGTGACCTTCAGCACTGGCAGTGCAAGAACGATACGCTCTTTGGTCTAAAAGACCAGGACCTGCATCTCAACTGGGGCAACCGCAAAGAGAGGAATTTGATGATCTACCAAGGATCAGGAGTCTGGAGCCGATGGAGGATGTTTGGTACAATGGGCGATCTTTGCTCCAAAGGGTTTGAAG AGATTTTTACTTTGGCGGGAAATGCATTTGGGGAACCCTGTCAGTTCCCATTCAAGTTCCAGGAGAAGTGGTATGCCGAATGCACGAGGGACGGCCGCACAGATGGACAGCTGTGGTGTGCCACCGAGAGGGATtacgataaagaaaaaaagtggggGTTTTGCTCCACCCAAG GATCCAGTGGCTGGGACTCTGACCCAGTCACAGGAGTTCAGTATCAGAGGAATGCGCAGGCAGCGCTGACCTGGCATCAGGCCCGGAAGAGCTGCCAGCAGCAGGGAGCGGACCTCCTCAGCATAGTGGAGCTGCATGAGCAGTCTTACATTTCAG GGCTGACCAGCCATTTGGGAACATCTCTGTGGATTGGGCTAAACAGCTTGGATTTTGAGAGCGGATGGCAGTGGAGCAACGGAAATCCATTTAGATATTTAAACTGGGGACCAG gtcatccctcctctgaaccGGGGCTCAACTGTGCAACAATAAATGCAGGAAAAGCCTCCAAATGGGAGAGCAACGCCTGCACCAAAAAGCTGGGTTACATTTGTCGAAAGGGAAATTCTACCAACCTGCCCCCACCGCCAA TCAAAGGGCCAAGCTTCTGCCCCAGTCACTGGGTTCCCTATGCAGGAAACTGTTACTTCTtggaaagaagtaaaaaaatgtgGAGGGATGCTTTGGCCGCCTGCCGCAAAGACGGAGGTGATCTGGCGAGCATACACAGTATAGAGGAGCAGAGCTTTGTCATTTCTCAGACTGGATATT CGCAGACGGACATGCTCTGGATCGGTTTCAATGATCAGAGGAATCAGCTGCTGTTTGAATGGTCCGATCACTCTCAGGTCACCTTCACCCAGTGGGATACTGGGGAGCCCTCACACATCATCAACCACCAGGAGGACTGTGTTCTCATCCGGGGCAAG GATGGAAAGTGGGCAGATCACACATGTGAGAAGATGCATGGTTACATCTGTAAAAAGAAAGCTTCCACTACTATGTCTGAAGGCAATCAAGAGGAAGTGAACCCCGGATGCAAGCTT GGTTCCTTTCGATTTGGCTCATTCTGCTACAATATTGGATccgaaacaaaaacatttgaggaGGCAAAGCAGGCATGTGCCAATTCTGGTGGGAATCTGTTGGACATAGCTAATAG ATATGAAAATGCCTTCCTGGTCAGCTTGGTGGGTTTGAGaccagaaaaatatttttggacaggtttctcCAACACAGAAGATAAAACCATCTTCAAGTGGACGACAAATCGAAAAGTCACCTTCACTCATTTCAACGCGGGCCAACCAG acaGACTACAGGGATGTGTCGCTATTACAACTGGGATATTTGCTGGACTATGGGATGTTATTAGCTGCACAAACAAGGAAAAGTACATTTGCAAAAAGGTGGCAGACAATGTGCAGATGACGACGGTTCCTCCCACCACCCCAGCCTTGAACTGTGCGCCTGGTTGGACCCCTGTCGTTGAAAGGAACACCTGCTTAAAA atTTACAGAAAAGAAAGTGCTTCAAAGAAAACTTGGCAGGAAGCACAAGACTTTTGTAAGACCATTGGAGGAGACCTGTTGAGCATACACAGTACGCGGGACTTGAACAATATTGA GTTTCGTAGCTCTGCCTGGATCGGCCTCAGACTGCAGGGAACCAATGAGGGATTTGCATGGAGCGATGGTTCGCCT TTTGAGTTTGAGAACTGGGGATACGGAGAACCAAACAACCACATGGACAGTGAACACTGTACAGAGATTCATCAATACTATGGGCAGTACTGGAACGATCGAAACTGTGAATCGTATAATGACTGGATCTGCCAGATCAAGAAAG GTGTGATTCCCAAACCCGAGCCTACTGTAGTTGAAGAAG TTTACAACACCACAGAAGACGGGTGGATCATATACAACAACTCTCAATTCTACGTCAACAATGAAAACTTACCAATGGAAGCTGCCAGAGCGTACTGTAAGAAAAACTTTGGAGACCTTGCAGTCATGACTGGGGATAGTGAGAGGAAGTTCATCTGGAGACAA ATTGCAAGATTCAGTGACATGCAGTACTACATTGGTATGGTGGTGAATTTGGATAAATCCTTTAG ctGGTTAGACGGCACACCTGTAACTTACACAGCATGGAATCATAACGAGCCGAACTTTGCAAATaatgatgaaaactgtgttacAATATACAGAGAAATGG GCTACTGGAATGATATAAACTGTGGTCTTGAGCTTCCTTCTGTTTGCAGACGAAGCAATAGCTTCATAAACACAACAATGGCTCCAACCGCAGTTCCTAATGGCGGGTGTGCGCCTCAGTGGATTCTCTTCAAAGGAAAG TGCTACAAGTTTTTTCTAGGAAATAATAAGAACTGGCGGGATGCCAGGGAATTCTGCACTAATGAGGGAGGAAACTTGGTGTCTATTCTCAATGAAAATGAGCAAG cgTTTCTTACAATTCAGATGTTCCACTACAATGAGGATTTTTGGATTGGAATGAACGACGTCAACTGGGAGATGCACTTTGTCTGGACTGATGGCAAAGGCATTTCATACACCAACTGGGCTAAAGGGCACCCTGTATCATCACCTGATGGTCGCTACATGATGGACGAG GCTTTTGACTGTGTGATAATGACAGGCAACCCTGCCAAACTGAAAGGAAACTGGAAGGTGGAGGACTGTGGTGCAAAACGTGGgttcatctgcaaaaaaaatgttg attccCAGATTGTACCTCCACCTACGACACCCCAGAACTTCTACAAGCTTGGCAATGATTCTTATAAACTGATTGTCCAGAAAATGAGATGGGATGAGGCGAGGAGACAGTGCCAAGCAGATGATGCAGATCTAGCCAGCATTCTAAATCCTGTCACCCAGGCGTACATGACCTTGCAGATGTCCAGTCACAATGAGCCTGTGTGGATTGGGCTCAACAACAATGTG acTGGCGGTCGCTTCAAGTGGGTTGACAACTGGTCACTTTTTTATACCAAATGGGGAAAGGATGAGCCTAAAAGCAACTATGGTTGTGTGTATATAGATGTGGACAAAACATGGAAGACTGCACCATGCACCAACACCTACTATTCTGTTTGCAAAAGATCATCAG AAATAGCTCCAACCGAAATACCACAGCATCCTGGCAGTTGTCCAGAGTCAAAGAAGCAAAGGAATTGGATACCCTTCAGAGGCCATTGCTACTCATTTCGAAGTTCAGTGGTGGATAATTGGGCCTTTGCCTCAGTTGAATGTATAAAAATGG GTGCTTCTCTAGTGAGTATTCAGGACCCTGCTGAGGCAATGTTTATACAGAAAAACCTGGAACTCCTGGAGGATGGTGCCAAAACGTTCTGGATAGGTCTATACAAGTCCCATGATG ATGAGTGGATGTGGATTGATAAAAGTGTTTTGGATTACACCAACTGGAAATCAGGAATGCCAAAGTCTGAATCTTGCGTGGATATCCATTCTGACAGTGGACAGTGGAGTACAACCAGCTGCAATCGATACAAGTCATATATctgcaaaacaccaaaaa TTATTAAACCTACAGAAAAGTTACCAGCTGTTG CTCATGTAGTTCAAGAGGTTTCCCATGAATCTGCTGGGATCGCTGTGGCAATTGTACTCATTGTTATTGCCATAGTTGGACTTGgcgcttttcttcttttgcgtAAACGGACAGCTAACCCTGAACTGGGAGAGTCCACCTTTGACAACATGTTATACTTTACCAATCTGTTTCGAACCGGTGGGGACACCAAAGGCCTGGTCGTCAACATAGAGGAGAATGAGCAAGCATAG
- the slc39a12 gene encoding zinc transporter ZIP12 — protein MNFRSTTSCLLLLLFSPLGAQTSKDQENLSALLKGLDLLTGDKSRLQNTTNGLISKVLQAVNCAERMTQKMCNKCLTSEVALSVIDDHEKGYLNEEDYQRISTVLLHYIINMQNLCRPNAASPSSPGDLQSYILSLANIHPAEDSQFLSNEEIESMLQLINQHYRPSNQGSQCIDAARLLEDVDAAGNPGVGMTSVPKLAAAIISHILQGHTLKLSNLSHPDVFTDYVFKYVNRTHYLEIMEPHFTKTCFPLSEYGYSTVAVLLITLGSMFSVCLIFFHSCKETYALVLQLFVGLAVGTLSGEALLHLIPQILGLHDDLHSHGDGQHVNEKEYLWKVLGLIAGIYGFFLIEKMFSTLVPSHNHGHTSDLSSELNCKSISTIQLGPVEDLESAEISQEQTKKSSPPRQSQEVSLLAVMVIVGDSLHNFADGLAVGAAFSSSVETGMAITVAILCHEIPHEMGDFAVLLSSGLSVKTAVLMNFLSALTAFMGLFIGLLVSSENEVQQWIFSITAGIFLYLSLVEMLPEMSRVKSDRPCLMFLLQNLGLWMGWACLFFIALFEHKLKF, from the exons ATGAATTTCAGGAGCACTACATCAtgtttgttgctgctgcttttttcccctctgggaGCTCAAACCAGTAAAGACCAGGAAAACCTGTCAGCATTGCTCAAAGGCCTGGATCTTTTGACGGGTGACAAATCGCGGCTGCAGAACACAACCAATGGCTTGATCTCAAAGGTTCTGCAAGCTGTGAATTGTGCAGAAAGGATGACCCAGAAAATGTGCAACAAG TGCCTGACATCAGAGGTAGCCCTCTCTGTGATAGACGATCATGAGAAAGGTTATCTCAACGAGGAAGACTACCAACGGATCTCCACGGTTCTGCTGCATTACATCATTAACATGCAAAATCTCTGCAGGCCAAATGCTGCCTCCCCTTCATCCCCTGGGGATTTGCAGTCTTACATTCTGTCCCTTGCAAACATTCATCCAGCTGAGGACAGTCAGTTTCTGTCAAATGAGGAGATAGAAAGTATGCTGCAGCTCATCAACCAACACTACCGGCCCTCCAACCAAGGCTCTCAA TGCATTGATGCAGCTCGTCTTCTAGAAGATGTAGATGCAGCGGGAAATCCAGGTGTTGGGATGACGTCTGTGCCCAAACTAGCGGCAGCTATCATCAGCCACATCCTGCAGGGTCACACTTTGAAACTGAGCAATCTCTCACACCCCGATGTCTTTACAGACTACGTTTTTAAATATGTCAATCGTACGCACTACCTGGAGATAATGG AACCACATTTTACCAAGACTTGTTTCCCGCTTTCAGAGTACGGCTACAGCACTGTTGCTGTCCTTCTGATCACACTGGGCTCCATGTTCAGCGTCTGCTTGATCTTTTTCCACTCCTGTAAGGAGACCTACGCGCTCGTCCTACAGCTGTTTGTTGGGCTCGCGGTGGGAACCCTGTCAGGAGAGGCTCTATTACACCTCATACCTCAG ATTCTTGGTCTCCACGATGACCTCCACAGTCATGGTGATGGCCAACATGTTAATGAAAAGGAGTATCTGTGGAAGGTTCTGGGCCTGATCGCTGGGATTTatggtttttttctgattgaaaAAATGTTCTCAACTTTAGTTCCTTCACACAATCAT GGACACACGAGTGACCTTTCGTCAGAGCTGAACTGTAAATCCATTTCCACCATCCAGCTG GGACCGGTGGAGGACCTGGAATCTGCAGAAATATCTCAagagcaaacaaagaaaagcagccctCCACGTCAAA GTCAAGAGGTTTCCCTGCTGGCTGTGATGGTAATCGTGGGCGACAGTCTTCATAACTTTGCAGACGGCTTGGCTGTTGGAGCAGCATTCTCCTCCTCAGTGGAGACTGGGATGGCCATAACTGTGGCCATCCTGTGCCATGAAATCCCACACGAAATGG GGGACTTTGCAGTTCTGCTGAGCTCTGGGCTGTCAGTAAAGACTGCAGTACTGATGAACTTCCTGAGCGCTCTGACGGCCTTTATGGGCCTCTTTATCGGACTTTTGGTTTCTTCGGAGAACGAAGTGCAGCAGTGGATTTTCTCCATTACTGCAGGGATATTTCTCTATTTGTCGCTGGTCGAAATG
- the tmem236 gene encoding transmembrane protein 236, which yields MGLGRTIKFAIFEVLQFAGLCLPLLIIMQRFAAIIAKVKTSARPPSDGTTAYWLIVASSIAYVTSIALLIWVPLKSLVFMKKKFLVGRKNWRPVALVYVILSTLPCFAFLIASSEVQINNNMKHDTFTELPVSLVLFSLICIDVVERIRCCRLTGQANELNRDAEIPSTVLTHVEQVRPMTPITPAVPGPAVHGQAVPNPAQPGPSRFNNRNQNGSGARLESNGTVPGVPGTNGRPFTISGLSPTPANTTAYGLSPHTHTGPLRFLCASDARADEFVDSFMFWMDTVEMVRVAGHPLVFYSGWVFPIYIFSYISCLRVVVMPHTPLLSSMGVALQDLPFFCVRAGLIALFGFVTPTLYLMKNLLICLAFVYFNFMTKLRVFNTERVFF from the exons ATGGGTTTAGGGAGGACGATTAAGTTTGCCATCTTCGAGGTGCTACAGTTTGCAGGCTTGTGCTTGCCGCTCTTGATCATCATGCAGAGGTTTGCGGCAATCATAGCAAAAGTCAAAACCTCGGCACGGCCGCCCAGTGACGGCACCACGGCCTACTGGCTGATCGTGGCCTCCTCCATCGCCTACGTCACTTCCATCGCTCTGCTGATCTGGGTTCCTCTGAAGTCCTTGGTCTTCATGAAGAAGAAGTTTCTGGTCGGAAGAAAGAATTG GAGGCCGGTGGCCCTCGTTTATGTGATCCTCTCCACATTACCCTGCTTTGCCTTTCTCATCGCCAGCTCTGAG GTGCAGATAAATAACAACATGAAACATGATACGTTCACAGAGCTCCCCGTGTCATTAGTCCTCTTCTCGCTCATCTGCATAGATGTTGTGGAGAGGATACGTTGCTGCAGACTGACGGGCCAGG ctaATGAATTAAATAGAGATGCTGAAATTCCCTCCACAGTCCTCACACATGTGGAGCAGGTTAGACCCATGACGCCAATTACCCCGGCTGTTCCAGGGCCAGCCGTGCATGGGCAAGCTGTGCCGAATCCAGCACAACCTGGACCAAGCCGGTTTAACAACAGGAACCAGAATGGTTCAGGAGCTCGACTGGAGAGCAACGGGACTGTTCCGGGGGTTCCAGGGACAAACGGCAGACCCTTTACCATTTCAGGACTGAGCCCAACGCCAGCAAACACCACAGCGTACGGATTGtccccacacacccacacaggaCCTTTAAGGTTCCTGTGTGCCAGCGATGCCCGAGCAGACGAGTTCGTGGACAGTTTCATGTTCTGGATGGACAcggtggagatggttagagtGGCGGGACACCCACTGGTCTTCTACTCAGGTTGGGTGTTCCCCATCTACATCTTCAGCTACATCTCCTGCTTGCGTGTGGTGGTGATGCCCCACACCCCCCTGCTGTCTTCAATGGGAGTGGCCCTGCAAGACTTGCCCTTCTTCTGTGTGCGTGCCGGCCTCATTGCCCTCTTTGGCTTTGTCACACCCACCCTCTATCTAATGAAGAATCTTCTGATCTGTCTGGCCTTTGTCTACTTTAACTTCATGACCAAGCTGAGGGTCTTTAACACAGAGAGGGTTTTCTTTTGA